The following proteins are co-located in the Coregonus clupeaformis isolate EN_2021a unplaced genomic scaffold, ASM2061545v1 scaf2424, whole genome shotgun sequence genome:
- the LOC121558986 gene encoding OX-2 membrane glycoprotein isoform X1, translated as MWVGHTKEGNSKSLSLLSSDYKRTPMFTMSPAHYNYLFILLIVLPKGLSQLVRTQQVVTATLGEDAVLNCELKKPKDVRQVTWQKVTTGPNENVATYSKRGPNVNLHFKGKVEFEDEGLQNCSIIIRGVSRGDESCYKCLFNTFPDGAISSKTCLQVNELYGPSLLITQTNNSHTTLSCSATGRPAPIVTWDDMMIEHSTTVDVTHPNGTITVTTTTTVAVASLTDKEVRCVVSLSFSDVTKNASMVIPARDQASFAGQSQVSDDDWISGTVVGSVVGAVMGSVLVSVCLIAVFWVMWLKMRRKETSSRGKKLPDPEISRTPLKTPPPSNFTPTSSPSQMPHSSTSSSTSSSTKRRMTKKDTPTSSPSIMQSLSSSAKRVMHQAQEAVKSISIQESDDGVTRNLLEDDDY; from the exons ATGTGGGTTGGACACACGAAAGAGGGAAATTCAAAATCCCTCTCTTTACTCTCTAGTGACTATAAGAGAACTCCCATGTTCACCATGTCTCCTGCACACTACAACTACCTGTTTATTCTTCTAATAGTCCTCCCTAAAG GGCTCTCTCAGTTGGTGAGAACACAGCAGGTTGTCACAGCAACCCTGGGAGAAGATGCAGTCTTAAACTGTGAGCTCAAGAAACCCAAAGACGTGCGGCAAGTCACCTGGCAAAAAGTGACAACTGGGCCGAATGAAAATGTGGCCACCTACAGTAAACGCGGTCCCAATGTCAACCTACATTTTAAGGGGAAAGTGGAGTTTGAAGACGAGGGACTGCAGAACTGCTCTATCATCATCAGAGGAGTGTCAAGAGGAGATGAGTCCTGCTACAAGTGTctgtttaacacctttccagatGGAGCTATCAGCAGCAAGACCTGCCTCCAAGTCAATG AGCTGTATGGACCCTCACTCCTCATCACACAAACCAACAACAGTCACACCACTCTGTCCTGTTCTGCTACTGGACGACCTGCTCCTATAGTGACCTGGGATGACATGATGATAGAACATTCCACCACGGTCGATGTCACCCATCCCAATGGAACTATCACTGTGACAACTACTACAACAGTGGCAGTGGCCAGTCTAACTGACAAAGAGGTTAGGTGTGTTGTGTCACTGTCCTTCAGTGATGTCACCAAGAATGCTTCCATGGTGATTCCAGCTAGGGATCAAGCTTCATTTGCAG gTCAATCTCAGGTCTCTGATGATGACTGGATCAGTG GTACAGTGGTTGGTTCAGTGGTTGGTGCAGTGATGGGTTCAGTGTTAGTTTCAGTGTGTCTCATTGCTGTATTCTGGGTAATGTGGCTGAAAATGAGGAGAAAAGAAACCTCCTCCAG GGGAAAAAAATTACCGGACCCTGAAATCAGCAGAACTCCCTTAAAGACACCACCACCATCCAA TTTCACACCAACCTCCAGTCCATCACAGAT GCCACACTCGTCAACCAGCTCGTCAACCAGCTCGTCAACCAAGCGTAGGATGACTAAGAA GGACACACCAACCTCCAGTCCATCAAT AATGCAATCCTTAAGCTCGTCAGCGAAGCGTGTGATGCATCAAGCTCAGGAGGCTGTAAAGAG TATCTCCATTCAAGAATCAGATGATGGTGTAACAAG GAACCTTTTAGAAGATGACGACTACTGA